The sequence acctcttttgaaatttgatgaaaattctaatggaaaaagttttgaaaattaagaaaatgctCTCGAGCCgaaatcctccttctccctcggcccaaacccCCCCTCCTCCCCTTTTCCTTCCCTCCCACGTGGGCTGCCGACCTCCCTTTCCCCGTGCCGGCCCacaggccgagccggcctgctgGAGTTCTGAGCCAGCGCCCCGCTCTCACTGCCGTGTGGACCCGCCAAGCCACGAGCCAAAGCCGCGCGCCGAGCCTCGAAGCCGAtggctctccttcttcttcctccgtcCGCCCGCCTCCCTGCTTCAACGTCGTCGCTGCCGATTTCATTTACGGCCTCCCCATTCATCTCCTCGCCCCGAATCACCTCCGCCGCGTGCACGTACCCCTCCCCCTTCCTTTCCCCTCCATTGAAAGCCGTTTTGGTGCTCAACTCAGAGTAGAAACCTCCGGCCATTAAGGCCATGACCGCCGCCCCTTTCCCCTTCAAATTCCGACCACTCCGGCCACCATCTCCCCAATTTAAGCCACCCTCTACCTTCCCGGCAAGAGTCCGCACACCACACGCTCGCTCACGCCTCGCTTTTCCGCTCGGAACGTCGTCGCCGCCCTTTTCTTCTTCGGCTCTGGTAAGATGCGCCACCGCCGTCGTTCTTCGCATGCGCACTGTCTCTAGCCGAGCTAACCGCTCCTTTGGACCCGCAAGTGCCTCCGGAGCCAATACCGTGGGTCGTCATTGCCGTTTAGCCGCCGGAAGGCCATCCCCGCCGCCgcaccgaccgccgccgccgccctcgtcgTTGCCCGGTCACCCCGATGCCCCTCCGGCCACCCTTTAGCTCGAGGTGAGTTCGCCGGGCTCCTCTCACTcccttccgccgctcgtcggagcTGCCCGGCCGCCGGAACCCCAATCCGGCCAACTCCGGCCACCCGCCGGCTACCCCGTCGCAGTTCGCACCACTGTACCAAACCCAGAACAACCTCGGCTGTCGATCTCCCTTCTACGGCCAGGATTAAAACCTCTTCATTATTTGAATTTCGGTCCATCGTGGACTCATGGACCGGCCAACCGACCCCGGTCCATGGGCTCATGAACCTATTCCATTTCctttctaatagaagaataaaccAATAATGTTTATGatatcataaatccaattttccagtataaaaacaattcggattttctctgataataaggaaattttgcagaaacacccctgaaacttcaaataatcataactttttgttcgtagctccgatttaggcaattttcatgctcaaacgatcgtagcgtcacgtagaatctgtttatagggtttttatctagttttaggaatgcttggtgtactgttcttatgttagattgtgtgctcatgtagacgattcagtccaggagttctgCAACTTccaggaggaagattttgaaggacatGTGCATCACTTCGATGAAGGAAAGTGTCTTGTCCATATTCCAAACCCAGTTTTCACATAAAGctagtctttgtcaaatatgcatgctgttttacaaaaatgggtagtatagcaaatactagtgttagatgtagatgttttatccttacaATATCATCAGGTTTATGCTTAGCCacgctttagatgaacatgtagcgtgtaggtgatgaaacatgagttatgaactaaaagttggtacaggaagaatatcatggaaactgatgttgttaagggagttaacaacaaagataattggggttttgggcaagtaagggctacttttcccagcatggttggttgtttggaaatgtttggtaatatacccttatggggttattggaggtcttgcccagaccattttaaggaccggttcgtggagcgaacatccatggcaaacagagcaaccacgagaccaatatggtacggcttggcctagtaactagatgttctcccagtgttgtatgagccaatcagatgtgtagataaggaagggttacttcccgattctacccagcacaagagggggcttctggggtggagggttactccacttatgtacggcggtgaaacctcagtgggcaagtgcatactgggagactctttggaaaaacctcgtagtgatctcttggcgcacaccccggaagtgtgtaaggtaccatcaggtgctagcaacagagaagatcacgactcgtgggtaaagtgtgcaaactctgcagagtatcaaactgaatattcagccgtgctcacggttatgagcagcatggaccctcacatgattagtcgggtggttgtttttcttggtttgggaattgggttgaattcccggaggttaaagaaaatctttggtacatctttttccagttaaaataaaatttgttttccatagttcagggttAAAttttggcttttatgcaaataaaaccctagatgATAGGaagccttgtttcaagccaccatatcaaattatatgtttcccccacttgttgagtattggaaatactcacgcttgctgtttcagaaggcgaaacttttgaagaatttcttgaggACGACTTCCccgaagatgatgccgagttctaggcttgtggaactcttggtcggctgcctgttggcttggagctgcgccgttcttTTTTttcgctgtggtgttcttttgtttagacccgtgtgtggtcattttgtaataatttagcgttgtaataagaagcattgtgtctgttacactaatgaagtcgctatatgtatgattaaaatgatcctggcatacatatagtttacatctggttttgatcttaaaaccgggtgtgacacaaaaTCATGACTTCTTGACTGGAGATGGCTACTTCCTCGTGGGCTTCAACGACTTCAACCA is a genomic window of Phragmites australis chromosome 17, lpPhrAust1.1, whole genome shotgun sequence containing:
- the LOC133896844 gene encoding uncharacterized protein LOC133896844, which codes for MAGGFYSELSTKTAFNGGERKGEGYVHAAEVIRGEEMNGEAVNEIGSDDVEAGRRADGGRRRRAIGFEARRAALARGLAGPHGSESGALAQNSSRPARPVGRHGEREVGSPRGREGKGEEGGFGPREKEDFGSRAFS